Proteins co-encoded in one Xylanibacillus composti genomic window:
- the cas8c gene encoding type I-C CRISPR-associated protein Cas8c/Csd1 yields the protein MIFQALYNYYQILLDKEGDSIPQEGYSSAGISFEVHIGEDGNVLDILSYEENGKSIKKEHMVPEQIKRASNIFPYFLCDKAEYLFGEAISKRAACRREMQALYRNILNFVQYETVEVRALRRFVEMEPEALSHKLNSILSKEMVEALQAGGLCAIKYAPTGGFYHHSRPLLTAWERYLAEKSRDTDNEMMNCLITGEQVSAQEIARLHPSIKNVIGAQSSGAALVSFNKPAFCSYNKEQSYNAPTSKKAANAYGYVLNRLLADQRHRVRLNDTTVVFWVESSMDHEQLFLANLLQENEEEHGEEQSPDAESVRERLKNAVVRVRHGQEFADTFEDLDPSTTFYMLGLSPNAARLSIRFFYKETLGALGKRVWQHYKDLSIEGLERTPTIRQLLRELAVGHDWSKIPPNLEGQMLRSIINGLPYSKAVFAQLLNRIRSDSDDPKKGLYKIGAIRAAMLKAYLLRSPSAHSQIKKGDLTMAENKNSSNAAYHLGRLFACLEKTQGSAQGGGINATIRDRFWGAASTSPATVFPRLLSLAQHHISKDDKWGEYNNGLIQEVMCKLPEQFPRRLTLEEQGMFAIGYYHKREAFYKSNQDGRADKKTDEPINQ from the coding sequence AGAACGGAAAGTCTATAAAAAAAGAGCATATGGTACCGGAACAGATCAAGAGAGCCAGCAACATCTTTCCTTATTTCTTGTGTGATAAAGCAGAATATCTGTTTGGCGAAGCGATATCAAAACGCGCAGCTTGTCGGAGAGAGATGCAGGCTTTGTACAGAAATATCTTAAATTTCGTACAATACGAAACAGTCGAAGTCAGGGCGCTTCGCCGCTTTGTTGAAATGGAGCCTGAAGCACTGTCTCACAAATTGAACAGCATATTGAGTAAAGAGATGGTAGAAGCCCTTCAAGCTGGCGGCTTGTGTGCAATCAAATATGCGCCGACTGGTGGTTTCTATCATCATTCACGGCCCTTACTTACGGCATGGGAGCGATATTTAGCTGAGAAAAGTCGGGATACAGACAACGAAATGATGAACTGTTTAATAACAGGTGAGCAGGTATCAGCTCAGGAGATCGCGAGATTGCATCCAAGCATCAAGAATGTAATCGGTGCTCAGTCATCCGGTGCAGCCCTTGTATCCTTCAACAAACCGGCATTTTGCTCGTATAACAAGGAGCAATCCTATAATGCACCGACGTCGAAAAAAGCAGCGAATGCTTACGGTTACGTGTTGAATCGACTTTTGGCAGACCAGCGCCACCGCGTCAGATTGAACGATACCACTGTAGTGTTTTGGGTGGAATCCAGTATGGACCACGAACAACTGTTTCTTGCGAACCTCCTGCAGGAAAATGAAGAGGAACATGGGGAGGAACAGTCTCCGGATGCAGAAAGTGTAAGAGAACGTTTGAAGAATGCGGTGGTGCGTGTTCGCCATGGTCAGGAATTTGCTGATACATTCGAAGACTTGGATCCGAGTACGACATTTTACATGCTAGGTCTTTCGCCCAATGCAGCGCGCCTCTCCATTCGATTTTTCTATAAAGAAACATTGGGCGCACTTGGAAAGCGAGTATGGCAGCACTACAAGGATTTGTCCATTGAAGGACTGGAACGAACTCCTACAATCAGACAATTGTTGAGAGAACTGGCTGTAGGACATGATTGGAGCAAGATTCCGCCTAATTTAGAAGGGCAGATGCTTCGTTCCATAATCAATGGTTTGCCGTACTCAAAGGCCGTATTTGCTCAGCTGCTCAATCGTATTCGTTCAGATTCTGATGATCCGAAGAAAGGCTTGTACAAGATAGGAGCTATCAGAGCGGCCATGCTCAAGGCCTATCTGCTGCGCTCCCCCTCAGCTCATTCACAAATTAAGAAAGGAGATCTGACTATGGCCGAAAATAAGAACTCTTCAAATGCAGCTTATCATCTGGGCAGATTGTTTGCATGTCTGGAGAAAACCCAAGGCAGCGCTCAAGGAGGAGGGATCAATGCAACGATTCGAGATCGATTTTGGGGAGCAGCTTCAACCTCTCCAGCAACCGTATTTCCCCGACTATTAAGTCTGGCACAGCACCATATTTCCAAGGATGATAAATGGGGTGAATATAATAACGGCTTGATTCAGGAGGTTATGTGCAAATTGCCTGAACAATTCCCAAGAAGACTGACATTGGAAGAACAAGGGATGTTTGCGATTGGCTATTACCACAAGAGAGAAGCTTTTTATAAGTCAAATCAAGATGGACGAGCGGATAAGAAAACAGATGAACCCATTAATCAATAG